A segment of the Micromonospora sediminicola genome:
GTGGCGGTCTGGGGCGCCGGCGGCGTCGGCCAGATGGCCGCCCGGTCCGCGCAGATCCTCGGCGCCGAGCGGGTCGTGGTCATCGACCGGCTGCCGGAGCGGCTCGACACCGCGGCCCGGCGCCTCGGCGTGGAGACGATCAACTACGCGGAGACCGACGTGCTGGAGGCGCTGCGCGAGCTGACCGCCGGCCGCGGCCCGGACGCCTGCATCGAGGCGGTCGGCATGGAGTCGCACGACGTCGGCCCGGCCTACGCGTACGACAGGGCCAAGCAGACGGTACGGCTGCAGAGCGACCGTCCGACGTCGGTCCGGCAGGCGATCATGGCGTGCCGCAAGGGCGGCACGGTGAGCATCGTCGGGGTGTACGGCGGTCTGGTGGACAAGTTCCCGCTCGGCGCGGCCATGAACAAGGCGCTGGTGCTGCGGATGGGGCAGATGCACGCGCAGCGCTACATCCCCATGCTGCTGGACCGGGTCGCGGCCGGCGAGATCGACCCCGGCTACCTGGCCACCCACCCGATGTCGCTGGAGGAGGGGGCACGGGGCTACGAGATCTTCGAGAAGAAGGAGGACGGCTGCCTGCGCACCGTCCTGCACCCGCAGGCCGCCTGAGCGTGGACGGGGGTGCGGACGCGCCGCTCAGGCGGCCGGACGCACCCCGTCCACCAGCAGCCCGCTGGGCGGCAGCGTCGGCATCCGCGCGAGGTCGAGCGCGAGGTCCTGCGGCGGGACGCGGTAGCTCATCGTGCCGGTCAGCTGGGCCACCGCCCGCTTCATCAGCTCGATGGTGATCCACTCGCCGGCGCAGCGGTGCCCGGTGAGGTGGTCGCCGCCGCCCTGCGGGACCAGCCCGAACGGGTCGTCCCGCCAGCCGGCGAAGCGCTCCGGGCGGAACCGCTCCGGCTCCGGCCAGATCCGCGGGTGGTGGTTCGTGCCGTACAGGTCGAGCAGCACGCGGCGGCCCTGCGGGAACGCGTACCCCCGCCACTCGAACGAGCGACGCACGCGCGCGGCGGCGAGCGGGAAGAACGGGTAGTAGCGGCGTACCTCCTGCACGAACTGCTCGGTCGCGGCGTCGTCACCGGCCAGCCGGTCGCGCCAGTGCGGGTGGTCGTGCAACGCCAGCGCGGCGAAGACCACGTACCGGTCCACGGCGACGGTCGGGCGCAGCACGTTGAGCAACTCCACCGCCGCGATCCGGCGGGGCAGCGGCGTGCCCCGCTCGTCCCGGTGCTCGGCGACGACCCGCAGCGCGCTGCCCTCGGGCGCCGGGAGCGCGCCGGCGCGGACCCGGTCGACCTGCTCGCCGGCCCAGCGTTCGGCCCGGCGCCGGCCGAGCAGCCCGCGCCAGTGTTTCGGCCCCAGGACGGCGGGAGCCTCGATCATCGCGTGCATCTCGGCGGTCCGGCGGGCCACGTCGGCCTCGACCAGGGGCACGCCGGCCCAGGCCCAGACCGCCCTGGTGAGGATCCGGCCCACCTCGTCGTAGAGCACGACCGGGCCGTCCTGCGCCCAGGCCGGGATCCGGGCCCGCCACTCGTCGTCGAAGAGCTGCCCGAGCCGGCGGATCGCGGCCGGTGTCATGATCGACATGAACATGGCCTTGCGGGCCCGGTGCGCCTCGC
Coding sequences within it:
- a CDS encoding cytochrome P450 — translated: MSTMPSDRSPDSTLAFLREGYRFVGARCDRFGTDVFQTRLLLEPTICLRGREAAELFYDEERFVRRGAMPMRGQRTLTGVGGVQGLDGEAHRARKAMFMSIMTPAAIRRLGQLFDDEWRARIPAWAQDGPVVLYDEVGRILTRAVWAWAGVPLVEADVARRTAEMHAMIEAPAVLGPKHWRGLLGRRRAERWAGEQVDRVRAGALPAPEGSALRVVAEHRDERGTPLPRRIAAVELLNVLRPTVAVDRYVVFAALALHDHPHWRDRLAGDDAATEQFVQEVRRYYPFFPLAAARVRRSFEWRGYAFPQGRRVLLDLYGTNHHPRIWPEPERFRPERFAGWRDDPFGLVPQGGGDHLTGHRCAGEWITIELMKRAVAQLTGTMSYRVPPQDLALDLARMPTLPPSGLLVDGVRPAA
- a CDS encoding zinc-dependent alcohol dehydrogenase is translated as MRALCWEGVGKLAVRDVPEPTVRSAGDIIVKVRASSVCGSDLHLINGYLPAMREGDVLGHEFMGEVVEVGPEVRRISVGDRVVVGSVVACGSCWYCRTEQYSLCDNSNPQPVFTEKLWGHSPAGILGYSHAAGGYSGSHAEYIRVPFGDVGAFTVPDGVPDDSVVFASDAMPTGWMAADFCALKGGEVVAVWGAGGVGQMAARSAQILGAERVVVIDRLPERLDTAARRLGVETINYAETDVLEALRELTAGRGPDACIEAVGMESHDVGPAYAYDRAKQTVRLQSDRPTSVRQAIMACRKGGTVSIVGVYGGLVDKFPLGAAMNKALVLRMGQMHAQRYIPMLLDRVAAGEIDPGYLATHPMSLEEGARGYEIFEKKEDGCLRTVLHPQAA